ATCACGGGCTGTGGGACCTGCCGCGCCCGAACCTGATCGGCCCGCACCAGATCCAGAACGCCGGCACCGCATTGGCCGCCCTGCGCGCGCTCGGCGCGACCGAGGCGCAGGCCCGCGCCGCCGTCACGACCGCCGACTGGCCCGCCCGGATGCAGCGTCTGCGCCACGGCCCGCTGGTCGATCTGGCGGGCGCGTCCGAGTTGTGGCTGGACGGCGGGCACAATCCGGCGGGCGGGCTGGCGCTGGCCGCGACGCTGGCGGCCATGCCGCAGCGCCCGACCCATCTGGTCTGCGGCATGCTGAACACCAAGGATGTCGCGGGCTACCTGCGCCCGCTGGCCGCCCATGCCGCCAGCCTCACCGCCATCGACATCCCCGGAGAGCCGAATACCCTGCCCGCCTCGGACACGGCCCAAGCGGCGACCGCCGTCGGCATCCCGACCCGCACCGCCCCGGATGCGGCGGCGGCGCTGCGCGCCATCACCGCCACCGACCCGGCGGCGCGCATCCTCATCTGCGGCTCGCTCTATCTGGCGGGCCGCATCCTGCGGGAAAACGGCTGATCCGGCGCAACCATGCGCGCGGCCCGGGTGTTGCCCCTGATCCAGACAAGCGAGGCGTCATGACGCAATCCCCTCCGGATGACCAAGACCCGGATTTCCGGGCATCGATGATGCCCCCTCCGGCCAGCCGGGCCGCAGGCACTCCCACCCCCGACAGCCCGCCCCGCGATCCCCGCACGGCAGTCCTGCGGGGGCTGGCGAACCGCTGCCCCAATTGCGGCGAGGGGCAGCTGCTGCAGGGTTTCCTGACGGTGAATGCCGAATGCGACCACTGTCAGGCGCCGCTCGGCCGCTATCCGGCGGCGGACGGCCCGGCCTTCTTCACCATGACGATCATGCTTCTGGTCCTGATCCCGCTTCTGGGCATCGTCTGGACCGTCTGGCGCCCCGAGCCGCTGACCCTGCTGGCCATCACCGGCATCATCATGACGCTGATGACGCTGGCGCTGCTGCGGCTGATCAAGGGGGCCTTCATCGGCTATCTCTGGGCCAACAACGAACAGGACCGGGGCGCCTGACCGCCCCGGCCCGGATCTCGGGGCCCGACCTCAGGCCCCCAGATCTCAGGTCCTGTCCCAGTCCCAAGGCGTCGTGAACTCGCCAAGCCGGGCGGCCACCTCGGCCTCGTCGGCGCCTGCATGCGACAGGCGCGCCACCAGCCCGCGCTTCTTGTCCTCCTGGACCGCGGTGACATGGGCGCCGGTCCCCTCCAGCACCGCATCGAAGACCCGGGTGATCGCCAGCTTGCGCAGCTCGGGCTTGAAGATCTTGCCGACGGCGGTCTTGGGCAGCTCGGGCAGGATCTCGACATGCTTGGGGATCGCCGCGCGCTCGTGGATATGCGTCCTGGCGTGCTCCATCAGCTCCTTGATCGACACCTCGGCCCCCGCGACCAGTTCGACATAGGCGCAGGGCAGCTCGCCCGCGAAGGCGTCGGGCTGGCCGATGGCCCCCACGAAGGACACCGCCGGGTGGGACAGCAGCCCCTCCTCGATCTCGGCCGGATCGATGTTGTGGCCGCCCCGGATGATCAGGTCCTTGGCCCGGCCCGTGATCCACAGATAGCCGTCCGCATCCAGCCGCCCCAGATCGCCGGTGCGCAGATAGACGTCGTCGCAGAACAGCCGGTGGTTCTTGTCCGCCTCGGTATAGGTCGAGCCGGGGAAGACTCCGGGATTGGCGATGCAGATCTCTCCGACCTCGTCGGTGGCGCATTCCTGCACCTGGCCCGCCTCGCTATGGTTGAGGATCCGCACATGCGTGTGGGGCAGCGGGATGCCGACCGAACCCACCTTCTTCTTGCCGTCCACCGGGTTGCAGCTGACCAGGCAGGTCGCCTCGGTCAGGCCATAGCCCTCGGCGATCTCGACGCCGGTGGCGGCCTTGAAGCGGTTGTACAGCTCGATCGGCAGCGGAGCCGATCCCGAGATCGCGGTCTTGAGACTGCTGACATCGGCATTCACGGGGCGCTGCATCAGGGCCGCGATGGCGGTGGGGACGGTGATCAGGAAGGTCGCCTGCCAGCGCTCGATCAGGCCCCAGAAGTTGTCGAAGACGCCGTCGCCGCGATACCCCGCAGGCGTCGGCATGACCATGTGCGCACCCGATGAGATGCAGGACATCAGCACCGGATAGGCCGCGAAGACATGGAACATCGGCAGCGGGCACATCAGCACGTCGGTCTCGTCGAAGAGCAGCGTGCCCCCCAGCCAGCCGTTGTAGATCATGCCGGAATACTTGTGCTGCGCCACCTTGGGCGTGCCGGTCGTGCCGCCGGTGTGGAAATAGGCCGCGACCCGGTCCTGCCGGACATCGTCGAAATCCAGCTGCTTGTGGCTGTGCGCGCTGGCCGCCGCCTCGAAGTTCAGGATCTTGGCCCTGTGGCGGACCTTCACCTTGGGCCGGATCAGCGGCACGATGAAGCGCTTGATGCCGCGCAGATGACGGTTCAGGTCGATCTCGATCACATGGGTCACGTCGGGGGCCTGGGCCACGGCCTCGGCGGCCTTCTGGGCCACGTCGGTCTTGGGGAAGGCCCGCAGCGTCACCAGCACCTTGGCCCGCGTCTCGCGCAGGATCCCGGCGATCTGGCGGGTGTCCAGAAGCGGGTTGATCGGATTGACGATCCCCGCCGTGGCCCCGGCCAGCAGCACGACCGGCGTCTCGATGCTGTTGGGCAGCAGATAGGCGATGGTGTCGTCCGGCCCCACGCCCAGGCTGCGGAAAAGGTTCGCGGTCTCGGTCACCCGCTCCAGCAGGTCCTGCCAGCTCAGCGTGACGGACGGATCGCGCGGCCCCGACAGCAACTGGAACGAGATCGCCGGTCGGGTCGGCACGCGCGCGGCGGTGCGGGCCAGAAACTCGTAGATCGTCACCGGCAGGTCGCGGTCCTCGTAGCGGCTCTCGGCCTCGATCCGATCGCGGTCGTCGTAGCTGCTGAACTTGGCCATGTGGTCCCCTCCTCGCCGGACCGACGATATGCGGCCCCTCCCGGCCCGCAGGATGGAACCATTCAATCGAACGGAGCAAGGGCCGGTCGCGATTGCCCGCGTAAAAACGCCGCGTCAGACCGGGGTCGACGCGGCGTCAGGCCGGTGGCGGATCACGCCGTGGCGGGGATCCGCAGCACCTGGCCGGGATAGATCTTGTCGGGATCGCTCAGCATGGGCCGGTTCGCCTCGAAGATGGCGTTGTACTGCGCGGCGCTGCCCAGATGGTCCTTGGCTATGGCCGACAGGGTCTCGCCCTTCTTCACCGTATGGAAGACGGGGGCGGGCGCATCCTCGGGCAGATCGGCCTCGACCTTGGCGATGCCTTGGATGTTGCCGACCGCCAGGATCAGCTTTTCCAGAACCTCGCGGTCGGCCCCGCGCGATTCGACCACCACCGTGTCGCCGCGCAGCCGCAGATGCACGTCGCCGGCATCCAGGTTCAGCGATTGCAGCTCGGCCTTGAGCGCCGCGACCTTGCGCTGCGTCTCGACGTCCGCATCCGCCTTCGCGGCGGGGGTGGCCGGGGCGGCGTCCGCCGGGGTTGCCGCGGGGGCGGGCGCGGCCTCGGCCTTGCCGAAGACAGCCTTGCCGGCATCTTTCACGAAATCCCAGATGGCCATGTCCTGATCGTCCTTTTGCAAACTCGCCGGACGAACGACGAACGGAAGGGTGCGGTTCCGTGCCGCACCCCCCTGCCCGGCGGCGGAGGAGAGAAACCGCCTGTTAACGCTTGGATGCGTAGGGTGGCGGGGGATGCCGGCGGACCGGGCGGGGGTGAGGATGCGCATGAAACACAGGGTCCTGGCCCTGACAGTGGCCGGGCTTCTGGCGGCGGCATGCAGCCCGCAGGCCGCGACACCGCCCCCCAAGGACCCCCATGCCGTGCAGGTCGGCCCGCCCGGCGCGGCCCTCTGCCGGCCCGCGGGTGCCGCCCAGACCGCCGCGGGCGCCGCCGCCACGAATGCCCTGCGCGGGCCTGCCGGGCTGGTTGCCGTCACCCCCGATCCGCTGCTGTCCCGGGTGGCCGCCGCCCATGCCTGCGACATGGCCCGGCGGGGGCGCATGACCCATCTGGGCACCACCACCACCGGCCCCGCGATGCGGCTGAAGCAGGCGGGCTACCGGCCCGCCATCTCGGCCGAGAATATCGCGGCGGGCCCGTTCTCGCTGTCGCGGGTGCTGGCGGAATGGACCGCCTCGCCGGGGCACCGGGCCAATATCCTGCTGCCGCAGATGCGCGATTTCGGCGTGGGTCAGGCGCTTGGGCCGGACGGGCGGAATACCTATTGGGTGGCGGTCTATGCCGCGCCGCGCTGAGGCCTGCCGCTCAGGCGGTCCGCGCCAGCGCCGGGTCGCCCTGCCGGCCCGGGCCGTCGGTGAACTGCATCCGCGCCAGCCGCGCGTACAACCCGCCCTCGGCCACCAGCTGGTCATGGCTGCCCGTCGCCACGATGCGGCCCTGATCCAGCACGACGATCCGGTCGGCCTGCTTCACGGTCGCCAGGCGGTGCGCCACGACGATCGTGGTGCGTCCCTGGGCCAGCCGGTTGACCGCCGCCTGCACCAGCGATTCGGATTCCGCGTCCAGCGCGCTGGTCGCCTCGTCCAGCAGCAGGATCGGCGCGTCGCGCAGCATGGCGCGGGCGATGGCCACGCGTTGGCGCTGGCCGCCCGACAGCATCACGCCGCGTTCGCCCAAGGCCGTCTCGTAGCCCTGCGGCAGGGCGGCGATGAACTCGTGCGCATGGGCCGCCCGGGCCGCCGCCTGCACCTCGGCATCGCTGGCCTCGGGACGGCCAAGCCGGATGTTCTCGGCCGCCGAGGCCGCGAAGATGACCGGGTCCTGCGGCACCAGCGCAATTTGGCCGCGCAGGTCCGTGCGGGCCAGGTCGCGCAGGTCGATCCCGTCCAGCGTCACCCGCCCCTCGGCCGGGTCCCAGAACCGCTGGATCAGCTGGATCACCGTCGTCTTGCCCGCGCCCGAGGGGCCGACAAGCGCCACCGTCTCTCCGGGGCGGATGGTCAGGTCGATCCCGTCCAGGGCCGCCGCATCGGGGCGCGTGGGAAAGCGGAACCCCACCCCCTGCAGCGCGATCTGGCCGCGCAGGGGCTGCGGCAGGGGCTGCGGATGGGGCGGATCGACCAGCGTGTCCTCGGCCGACAGCAGCTCGGCCAGACGCTCGGTCGCGCCGGCGGCGCGCTGCAATTCGCCCCAGATCTCGGACAGGGCGCCGGTCGCGCTGGACACCAGGATCGCGTAGATGACGAACTGCACCAGCTGGCCCGCCGTCATCGCGCCCTCCTGCACGTCGCGCGCGCCGATCCACAACACGCCGATGACGCCCGCGAAGATCAGGAAGATCACGATGGCGGTCATCACCGCGCGTGTGGCGATGCGGGTCCGGGCCACGCGATAGGACTGTTCGGTCACCTCGTCGAAACGGGCGATGCTGCGCGCCTCGGCGGTATAGGCCTGCACGGTCTGGGCGGCCAGCAGCGTCTCGGACGCGGTGCCCGAGGACGCCGCGATCCAGTCCTGGTTGGCCCGCGACAGCGCGCGCAGGCGCCGCCCCAGCAGGATGATCGGGATCAGGATCGCGGGCACGATCAGCAGCACCATCGCCATCAGCTTGACCGAGGTCCAAGCCAGCATCGCCATGCCTCCCGCCAGGATCAGCATGTTGCGCAGCGCGATGGACAGCGACGAGCCCACGACCGACTGGATCAGCGTCGTGTCGGTGGTGATGCGCGACAGGATCTCTCCGGTCATGACGCGTTCGAAGAAGGCGGGGGACAGGGTGATGACGCGGGCATAGACGGCCTTCCGGATGTCGGCCACGACCCGCTCGCCCAAGCGTGTCACGAAGAAATAGCGCGCCGCCGTGCCCAGGGCCAGCGCCGCCACGATCAGCAGCGCGGCGCCGAAATAGCGGTCCAGCAGCCCCGCCCCGTCGTCGAAATTGTCGACCACGCGGCGCGCGGCCAAGGGCAGGATCAGGCTGATACCCGAGGTCACGACCAGCGCCAGCATCGCCAGCATCACCTGAAGGCGATAGGGCCGCACGAAGGGCCACAGCGCGCCAAGCGCCCCCACCTGCCTGCTGGTGGGCCGGTCTTCCTGATTGCCTGCGCCGCGTCTCATGCCTGTCTGTGCCCGGATGATGTCCCCGCCCCGGTCTAGGGTGCCGGGGGGCGAAGGACAAGCGTTCCGGATGTCACGCCCCGAGGGCCAGCGCCGGGTCCCGGCGGGCCAGCGCGGCCTCCAGCAGGTCGATCGCCGCGGCCAGGCGGCCGTCGATCAGCTGCAGGTGCCGGGTCCAGTCGGCCAGGCCCTCCAGCGCCTCGGCCCCGTCCGAGATGCCGCGCAGCCCGATCAGCGGCACCCTGAAACGCTGCGCCGCGCGCAGATGGGCAAAGGTCTCCATGTCGACCATGTCCTCGGCGATGGCCGTGTAGGCGGGGCCGCTGACGATGTCGGCGCCGGTCGACAGGCTAGCCACGGGCAGGCCGGGGATGCGATGGGGGATGTCGATCACCCGCGGCAGGTCCAGGAACGGCGTGCAGCCGCGCGGGAACCCGAGCGCGCTGGCATCCATGTCGCGCCACGCGACCGCGCCCACCTGATAGACCTGCCCCTGCGCCAGCCGCGCCGATCCCGCCGATCCAAGCGAGACGACCAGCCGAGGGCGCACCGTCAGGGCGGCCAATGCGGCAGTCAGTTCCACGGCGGCCTCGACAGGCCCCACGCCGGTCATCAGGGGCCGGATGCGGGCGCGCAAAGTCGGGCCGTATTCCGCCTCGGCCGCCATGACGAAGAGGACGGGCAGGCCCGCGATCATGTCGGGGGCGGTCGGGTCGGGGGCGCGGGTCATTCGGACACCTTCCTCGGGGGGCTGGGATCCCGGGTCGCATGGCGCGGCAGGCCGGGTCAAGCCTGCTGGCCCCTTGCGGCACGGCGCCGGGCTGTGGCAGGGGTGCGGGGTCAATCAGGGGGCATGCCGCATGGGTCAGGTCAGCGATCTCTACTCCCGCAAGGTGGCGGCGGGGCAGCTGCGCGCGGACCCCGCGCAGCAGCAGGTGCTGCCCCACATGGACCATGTGCTGGACCAGATGCAGGCCGCCCCCGCACCCAAGCGCTCGGCCTGGCGGGCGTTCCTGGGGGTGGGCAGCCCCGATCCCGCGCCCGCCGCCAAGGGGCTGTACCTCTGGGGCGGGGTGGGGCGGGGCAAGTCGATGCTGATGGACCTGATGGCCGAGGCGGCGGGCCAGATCCCCTGCCGCCGCGTGCATTTCCACGAGTTCATGCAGGAGATCCAGGCCGGTCTGAACGAGGCGCGCAAGCGCGGCCAGCAGGACACCGTGCGCCCCGTGGCCGAGGGCGTCGCCCGCCAGACCCGGCTGCTGTGCTTCGACGAGATGCAGATCACCGACATCGCCGACGCGATGATCGTGGGGCGGCTGTTCCAGGTGCTGTTCGACCAAGGGGTGACGGTGGTCACCACCTCGAACCGGGTGCCCGAGGATCTCTACAAGCACGGGCTGAACCGGCAGCTGTTTTTGCCCTTCATCGGCCTGATCCGCGAGCGGATGGAGGTTGTCTGCCTGGACAGCCAGACCGACTATCGCCAGAACCGCCAGGGCGGGCCGGTCTGGTTCGCCCCCGCCGATGTGCAGGCCAAGGCGGCCTTGGACGGCGTCTGGTCCGACCTGACCGGGGATGCGACCCCGGAGCCGCTGACCATCGCCGTGCAGGGCCGGCAGGTCACCCTGCCCGCCCATGCGGGGCGGGTGGCGCGGTCCAGCTTCTGGGACCTGTGCGGGCGCCCCCTGGGCCCGGCGGATTACCTGGCGGTGGCACGCGCCGTGGATGTGCTGCTGATCGACGGCGTGCCGCGCCTGTCGGCCTCGAACTACAACGAGGCGCGGCGCTTCGTCACGCTGATCGACGCCCTCTACGAGGCCAAGGTCCGCCTGATCGCCAGCGCCGCCGACGAGCCCGAGCAGCTGTACAACGAGGGCGAGGGCAGCTTCGAATTCGAACGCACCGCCAGCCGCCTGCGCGAGATGCAGGATGCGGCCTGGGGACGGCGCGCGGATGCCGCCCCGCCCGAAGAGGCCGAAAGCGCGACCGCCTAGCTGGCCACGCCCATCGTCCGGCGCCCGCGCGCGACCAGCTCGCGCAGCTCGTCCAGCGTCATGGCGCCGAAGACGGCCTCGTCGCCGCAGATGAAACTGGGCGTGCCCGCCAGCCCCATGTGATCGGCCAGCATGTCGCTGGTGTTGATGTGCCGCTCGATCGGCTCGGCCAGCATGCCTTGGCGCAGCGCGGCCTCGTCCAGGCCGATGTCGCGGGCCACGCGCATCACCGTCGCCTCCTCGGCACGGCCGCGCATGGTCAGCAGACCCGCATGCATCTGCCAGTAGCGCCCCATCGGCAGCGTCGCCAGCGAGGCGCGGGCCGCGAAATCCGATCCGGCACCGAAGACCGGCCATTCGCGATAGACCACGCGCAGGTTCGGGTCGCTGCTGACCAGCTGCTGGACCAGCGGCAGCATCGTGCGGCAATGTGGGCAGTTGTAGTCGAAGAACTCGGTCAGGGTGATGTCGCCATCCGGGTTGCCCAGCACCGGCGCGGTCGGGTCGCGTTCCAGCGCGCGGCGCAGCTCCTCGGGCATGGGGTTGGCGCGGGCGGGGGCCTGCGCCAAGGCGGGAAGGGCCGCGAGGGCCGTGGCCGCGGCGGTGGCGGCCAGAAGGATGCGCCGGGTCGGCATGGCTTGTCCTCTCATCGGGGCATGGTCATATGAAGGGCCTAACGCGAGGGCTGACGATGCGGAAATCACGATCCCTGGACGGCGGCGTCACGTTGCCGTCAGACCTGCCCGGCGCGGAGGATCCCGAGGCGCTGGCCGAGGTCCCCGTCTGCCCCCTGTGCCTGCGCCCCATCCCGTCGGATGTGCCGCAGAGCCGCCATCACCTGGTCCCCAAGCTGCGGGGCGGCAAGGGCGGACCCACGGTGCTGCTGCACCACATCTGCCACAAGACGATCCACAAGACCCTGCGCGAGACCGAGCTGGCCCGCAACGTCAACACCATCGAGGCGCTGCGCGAGCATCCCGATCTGGCGCCCTTCTGGGCCTGGATCGCCAAGCGCCCGCCGGGCTTCGCCGGCAAGACGCGCTGAGGGCCGCCCTGCGGCCCCCGGGGCAGGGTCAGATGGCGGTGGCCTTGACCGCCTCGCGCAGTTCGGGATGCATGACCCAGACGAACTCGCCATCCTCGCGCGCTGCGCCGCTGCGGGCCAGTACGCCGGTCAGCACCTGATCCTCGGCGGGGCCCGTCTCGGGCGCGGTCACGTCCATCGCCTCGGCCATCAGCTTGCCGGCCTTGTTGTAATGCAGGTTCGCGGTGGCGAAGGTGCGGTATCCCGCGACCTCGGCCAGCTCCTGCGCGGTCAGGCCCGCATCCCCGGCCGCGGCATGGGCGCGCAGCATCACCAGCTGCTTGTCGGTCAAGCCCGCCCCGCGCAGCCCGTCGGTATAGTCCTCGACGGTGGGCACGTCGAAGCCCATCGATTCGTCGTGGCGGCGGCGCGACAGGCGCTGCTGGATCTCTTCGTCGATCTGCGCCTTCAGCGCTTCGATGGCCAACTCGGCATCCTTGCCGGTCGCCTCATGGGCGAAGCCGCGGCCGCCCGCGCCCTGGCGCAGGAAGGCGCGCGCCGTCCAGGTTCCGGACAGCTGGCCCGCCTTGAGCATGAATTTGCCGTAGTCGATCGAGATCGTGGCCATCCGGGCCTCCTGTGATGCAGGGCGGGCCCCCGTTCGACGGCCCCGCCCTTTTGAAAGGGATGCAGAAAACCGGGGGCGCCGCGACCGCGACGCCCCCGGGCGTTCCGCCGATCGCGCCTCAGCGCGTGAACTTCTTGTACTTCACCCGCTTGGGGTTGACCGAATCCGGGCCGAGGCGGCGGATCTTGTCTTCCTCGTAGGCTTCGAAATTGCCCTCGAACCATTCGACATGGGCGTCGCCCTCGAAGGCCAGGATATGCGTGCACAGCCGGTCCAGGAAGAAGCGGTCGTGCGAGATGATCACCGCGCAGCCCGCGAAATCGTCCAGCGCCGCTTCCAACGCCTGCAGGGTCTCGACGTCCAGATCGTTGGTCGGTTCGTCCAGCAGCAGCACGTTGCCGCCCGCCTTCAGCAGCTTAGCCATGTGCACGCGGTTGCGTTCGCCGCCCGACAGGGTGCCGACCTTCTTCTGCTGGTCGCTGCCCTTGAAGTTGAAGGCCGAGCAATAGGCGCGGCTGTTCATCGTCGCATCGCCCAACGCGATCAGCTCGGCCCCGCCGCTGATCTCCTCCCACACGTTCTTGCCGTCGCCAAGCGCGTCGCGCGACTGGTCGACATAGGACAGCTGGACCGTGTCGCCCAGGGTGATCGTGCCCTCGTCGGGCTGCTCCTGCCCGGTCAGCATGCGGAACAGCGTCGATTTGCCCGCGCCGTTGGGACCGATCACGCCCACGATGCCGCCGGGGGGGATGGTGAAATCCAGGTTCTCGATCAGCAGCTTGTCGCCCATGGCCTTCTTCAGGCCCACGACCTCGATCACCTTGCCGCCAAGGCGCTCGCCATTGGGGATGATGATCTGGGCGTTGGCGATGCGTTCCTTCTCGGTCTTGTTCGCCATCTCGTTATAGGCGTTGACGCGGGCCTTCTGCTTGGCCTGGCGGGCCTTCGCGCCGGCGCGGATCCATTCCAGCTCGCGTTCCAGCACCTTCTGCTTGGACTTGTCCTCGCGCGCCTCCTGGGCCACCCGCTTGGCCTTGGCCTCCAGCCAGGACGAATAGTTGCCCTCGTGCGGCAAGCCCCGGCCCCGCTCCAGCTCCAGGATCCACGAGGTGATGTCGTCCAGGAAATAGCGGTCGTGGGTCACGGTCAGGATCGTGCCCTTGTATTCGATCAGGTGCTTCTGCAGCCAGGCGATGGTTTCCGCGTCCAGGTGGTTGGTCGGCTCGTCCAAGAGCAGCATGTCGGGCGCCTCGAGCAGCAGCTTGCACAGCGCCACCCGGCGGCGTTCGCCGCCCGACAGGGTTGCGACATCGGCCTCGTCGGGCGGGCAGCGCAGGGCCTCCATCGCGACATCGACCTGGCTGTCCAGATCCCACAGGTTCTCGGCGTCGATCTGGTCCTGCAGGGCCGACATCTCCTCGGCGGTCTCGTCCGAGTAGTTCATCGCCAGCTCGTTGTAGCGGTCCAGCTTGGCCTGCTTCTTGGCCACGCCCAGCATGACGTTGCCGCGCACGTCCAGGCTCTCGTCCAGCTGCGGCTCCTGCGGCAGGTAACCCACGGTCGCGCCCTTGGCGGCCCAGGCCTCGCCGGTGAAGTCCTTGTCGATGCCCGCCATGACGCGCATCAGGCTGGATTTGCCCGAGCCGTTGACGCCCACGACGCCGATCTTGACGCCGGGCAGGAAGTTCAGCTTGATGTTTTCAAAGACCTTCTTGCCGCCGGGATAGGTCTTGGACACGCCGTCCATGTGATAGACGAACTGATGTGATGCCATCGGGAATGCTCCTGAGATTTGCCGTCTTGTAAGCCATCAGGCGCGCTGATGGAAGATCAGCGGATCTCGGCCACGAAATCGTCGCCCATCAGGTCGCGGATCGCCTGCACCTGGGGCGCAAGCCGGGCCTCCAGCGCGGCCACCGCCTGCGGGGGCGGCATCAGGCCCGCGGGGTTGGCGAAGACCTTCTGCGTCAGGTTGCCGTAGAAGCAGGGCCCGATGTCCAGATGGGCCTCGACCGCGTCCATCACCTCGTGGGGCGCGCGGGCGATGCGGCCGAAGGGAATGACCAGCATGTCGGGATAGCGCGCCAGCCAGCGCGGCAGATAGGTCGCGTAATCGCCGCGCTCGTCCAGCACCGGGTTCGCCACCTCGGCCAGCCAGTCCGCCTCGGTCGCGGGGCTCCGCTTCTCGCGGCGCAGGTTCATGCGCAGCTGCGAGATGGCGCGGTCGACCGGGTGGCGGATCAGATAGATCACGCGGGCCTTGGGCAGGAAATCGCGGACCGCCTGCACGCCCTCGTCCGGCAGGCCGGAATATTCGGGGGTGAAGTCCATCGGCATGGCATGGGTGGGCGCGGGCGCGAAGATGCGCTTGTACCACTGGTTGTGGAACATCCTGCCGCTGGTCACGGCATTCAGGTAGGCGTCGAATTCCGGCGGCATCTCGACCTTGCGCGTCACGTGGCGCTGGCGGATCTCCTGCGGCTTGTTGCGATAGTGCCAGCCGATCCACTTGCGGTGCTCGGGGATGTGCAGGTGGTTGAAATACTGCACCTCCTTGAAGGGCGGGATCCAGACCTGCGGATGCTGGCCCAGCATCTGCGCCAGCCAGCTGGTCCCCGCCTTCTGCGCGCCGATGCACAGCGCGCCCGGCTTGCGCGGCTGGCCAGCTGGATCGAAGGCCGGGCTGATGGCCAGCGTGGTGATCACGCGCGCCAT
Above is a window of Paracoccus liaowanqingii DNA encoding:
- a CDS encoding DUF983 domain-containing protein, whose translation is MMPPPASRAAGTPTPDSPPRDPRTAVLRGLANRCPNCGEGQLLQGFLTVNAECDHCQAPLGRYPAADGPAFFTMTIMLLVLIPLLGIVWTVWRPEPLTLLAITGIIMTLMTLALLRLIKGAFIGYLWANNEQDRGA
- a CDS encoding acyl-CoA synthetase, with translation MAKFSSYDDRDRIEAESRYEDRDLPVTIYEFLARTAARVPTRPAISFQLLSGPRDPSVTLSWQDLLERVTETANLFRSLGVGPDDTIAYLLPNSIETPVVLLAGATAGIVNPINPLLDTRQIAGILRETRAKVLVTLRAFPKTDVAQKAAEAVAQAPDVTHVIEIDLNRHLRGIKRFIVPLIRPKVKVRHRAKILNFEAAASAHSHKQLDFDDVRQDRVAAYFHTGGTTGTPKVAQHKYSGMIYNGWLGGTLLFDETDVLMCPLPMFHVFAAYPVLMSCISSGAHMVMPTPAGYRGDGVFDNFWGLIERWQATFLITVPTAIAALMQRPVNADVSSLKTAISGSAPLPIELYNRFKAATGVEIAEGYGLTEATCLVSCNPVDGKKKVGSVGIPLPHTHVRILNHSEAGQVQECATDEVGEICIANPGVFPGSTYTEADKNHRLFCDDVYLRTGDLGRLDADGYLWITGRAKDLIIRGGHNIDPAEIEEGLLSHPAVSFVGAIGQPDAFAGELPCAYVELVAGAEVSIKELMEHARTHIHERAAIPKHVEILPELPKTAVGKIFKPELRKLAITRVFDAVLEGTGAHVTAVQEDKKRGLVARLSHAGADEAEVAARLGEFTTPWDWDRT
- the lysM gene encoding peptidoglycan-binding protein LysM, with translation MAIWDFVKDAGKAVFGKAEAAPAPAATPADAAPATPAAKADADVETQRKVAALKAELQSLNLDAGDVHLRLRGDTVVVESRGADREVLEKLILAVGNIQGIAKVEADLPEDAPAPVFHTVKKGETLSAIAKDHLGSAAQYNAIFEANRPMLSDPDKIYPGQVLRIPATA
- a CDS encoding CAP domain-containing protein, whose translation is MKHRVLALTVAGLLAAACSPQAATPPPKDPHAVQVGPPGAALCRPAGAAQTAAGAAATNALRGPAGLVAVTPDPLLSRVAAAHACDMARRGRMTHLGTTTTGPAMRLKQAGYRPAISAENIAAGPFSLSRVLAEWTASPGHRANILLPQMRDFGVGQALGPDGRNTYWVAVYAAPR
- a CDS encoding ABC transporter transmembrane domain-containing protein; the protein is MRRGAGNQEDRPTSRQVGALGALWPFVRPYRLQVMLAMLALVVTSGISLILPLAARRVVDNFDDGAGLLDRYFGAALLIVAALALGTAARYFFVTRLGERVVADIRKAVYARVITLSPAFFERVMTGEILSRITTDTTLIQSVVGSSLSIALRNMLILAGGMAMLAWTSVKLMAMVLLIVPAILIPIILLGRRLRALSRANQDWIAASSGTASETLLAAQTVQAYTAEARSIARFDEVTEQSYRVARTRIATRAVMTAIVIFLIFAGVIGVLWIGARDVQEGAMTAGQLVQFVIYAILVSSATGALSEIWGELQRAAGATERLAELLSAEDTLVDPPHPQPLPQPLRGQIALQGVGFRFPTRPDAAALDGIDLTIRPGETVALVGPSGAGKTTVIQLIQRFWDPAEGRVTLDGIDLRDLARTDLRGQIALVPQDPVIFAASAAENIRLGRPEASDAEVQAAARAAHAHEFIAALPQGYETALGERGVMLSGGQRQRVAIARAMLRDAPILLLDEATSALDAESESLVQAAVNRLAQGRTTIVVAHRLATVKQADRIVVLDQGRIVATGSHDQLVAEGGLYARLARMQFTDGPGRQGDPALARTA
- a CDS encoding 5'-methylthioadenosine/S-adenosylhomocysteine nucleosidase (Enables the cleavage of the glycosidic bond in both 5'-methylthioadenosine and S-adenosylhomocysteine) is translated as MTRAPDPTAPDMIAGLPVLFVMAAEAEYGPTLRARIRPLMTGVGPVEAAVELTAALAALTVRPRLVVSLGSAGSARLAQGQVYQVGAVAWRDMDASALGFPRGCTPFLDLPRVIDIPHRIPGLPVASLSTGADIVSGPAYTAIAEDMVDMETFAHLRAAQRFRVPLIGLRGISDGAEALEGLADWTRHLQLIDGRLAAAIDLLEAALARRDPALALGA
- the zapE gene encoding cell division protein ZapE, which encodes MGQVSDLYSRKVAAGQLRADPAQQQVLPHMDHVLDQMQAAPAPKRSAWRAFLGVGSPDPAPAAKGLYLWGGVGRGKSMLMDLMAEAAGQIPCRRVHFHEFMQEIQAGLNEARKRGQQDTVRPVAEGVARQTRLLCFDEMQITDIADAMIVGRLFQVLFDQGVTVVTTSNRVPEDLYKHGLNRQLFLPFIGLIRERMEVVCLDSQTDYRQNRQGGPVWFAPADVQAKAALDGVWSDLTGDATPEPLTIAVQGRQVTLPAHAGRVARSSFWDLCGRPLGPADYLAVARAVDVLLIDGVPRLSASNYNEARRFVTLIDALYEAKVRLIASAADEPEQLYNEGEGSFEFERTASRLREMQDAAWGRRADAAPPEEAESATA
- a CDS encoding DsbA family protein: MPTRRILLAATAAATALAALPALAQAPARANPMPEELRRALERDPTAPVLGNPDGDITLTEFFDYNCPHCRTMLPLVQQLVSSDPNLRVVYREWPVFGAGSDFAARASLATLPMGRYWQMHAGLLTMRGRAEEATVMRVARDIGLDEAALRQGMLAEPIERHINTSDMLADHMGLAGTPSFICGDEAVFGAMTLDELRELVARGRRTMGVAS
- a CDS encoding HNH endonuclease family protein; this encodes MRKSRSLDGGVTLPSDLPGAEDPEALAEVPVCPLCLRPIPSDVPQSRHHLVPKLRGGKGGPTVLLHHICHKTIHKTLRETELARNVNTIEALREHPDLAPFWAWIAKRPPGFAGKTR